The sequence TGGGCGATCTGGACTGGCAATCAAGGCGGCCGGCATTGCCGCTGCGCTGCTCTTCTCAGTTACGGCAAGCCACGCTCAGTCGTCCGGACCGTTTGCCGGCTTCGACGGCGCGTGGACCGGCACCGGCACGGTGTCGCTGTCAGACGGCTCCACCGAACGCATCCGCTGCAAGGCGGATTACAAGGTCGCCGGCAGCGGCCTCGCGCTCAAGCAGGCCCTGCACTGCGCCTCCGACAGCTACAAGTTCGACCTGACCAGCGACGTGACGAGCCAGGGCGAGCGGATCTCCGGCAATTGGAGCGAGTCCAACCGCAACATCTTCGGCAATCTGCAAGGCACCGCCGGCGGCGGCCAGATCGACGTGTTCGTCGAGGCCAACGGCTTTGCCGCCAATCTGTCGCTGCGCACCAACGGCACCAAGCAGACGGTGCAGATCTCCTCCAAGGGCGAGATCCGCGGCGTCAACATCACCATGACGAAGGGCTGATACTCTTCCCGATCTATGAGGAACACGGCCTCGGTTCTCGTGAGCCGGGGCTTTTTGCTGACATGGACCACATACGCAGGCTCCATCGAAGCATGAACTGTGCGCCGACGGATCAGTCCTTGCGTGCGACGCATTCGCATCGGCATCTGAAATAGACCGCGTCCGGATCGCCTCCCCAAGCTGCCCATCCGGCAAGCGCGGCCTGCACTTCATCATCCGTCGCGAGCCCCTTGCCAACGAGTTGCGGCCCGAGGCCGAGCAGGCTTCGCCGCGCATCGGCGACTGCTTCGGCGCGGCTCGCAACATCAGCGCTGTGGCTGACATAGCTCGCGCCGGCCCAGACCGGCGTGAAGCCGTGCGCACGAAGCACAGAGCTTTGCCGGCGACCGAACCGAATCGCCTCCGGATCGTCGTGCTCGTACCAGCGCTGCCAGAGATCGAGCGCGAGGCGTACGCCGTCGAGTTCGGGGTGAAGAATGTTGCCGCCGACATCGGCGTCACGCGTGCCCAGCAATCCTCCGAGCTTCAGCACCCGTCGCGCCTCCGCCAACGTTCGCGCCAGCATCTCCTGTTTCTGATGGTAGAGCACCGCGTGGAAGAAAACCGCATCGAACGCCTCGTCCTCGAACGGAAGCGAGATCATGTCGGCTTCGACAAAGGCGAGATTGGTCAAGCCCGAACGTGCCGCAAGCCGATTGGCGGCGGCAACTGCGTTCGGCTCGATGTCGACGCCGACGGCCGTGCCGACAATCCCTGCAAGGGCGGCCGTGATGGTCCCGGGACCGCAGCCCACGTCGAGCAGGGACGCGCTTGGCGACAGGAATGGCACAAAGAACGCAGCGGAGTCGCCGCCCCGCTTCTGCTGAAACTCCGTGATGGAGCTGTCGTGTCGCATGGAACCTCCGAGAAGCGGCCAGAATGCCGCGATTCGGTGGCGTCGCGATGACCCTGCTCAGATCGCCCGCTTGTCCGGACCCTGCAGCTTCTCATGCAGGTTGATCAGCCACATCGCCGTTGGCCGCAGGATGAAGAGGTCGGCGACAAGCGCCATGACCATCGAGAAGGCGCTGAGCCAGCCGAACAGCCGCAGCGAGGGCAGGTCGGAGAATACGGTGACGACGAGGCCGCAGGCCAGCACCACCGTGGTCAGGATCAGCGCAGGTCCAACCAGCACGGTCGCCCGCTCGACCGCGAGCGCCGAGCCGACGCCCGGTTTGCTCTCGAGCCTCAGGCGGTTGAGGAAGTGGATGGTTGCGCTGAGGCCCAAGCCGAACGAGACGGTGAGCGCGACGACGCTGGCGAATTGCAGGCCCTCGCCCATCGCCCACAGCACCGTTCCCGACATCACGACGGGGAAGATGCCCGGCAGGATGCAGGCGAACATCACCACCCATGAGCGGAAGGCAAGGCCGATGAAGAGCGCGACCAATGCGAACTCGACGGTGAGGCCGCGATTCAGCTTCTCGATCATGCTGGCCGAGTTGCGCGCCGCGATCGCAGCGAGGCCCGTCACCGCGACCTCGTATCCGGGATGCTTCTTGCGGACGGCATCGAGCTCGGAATCGAGCTTGTCGACGATCGGCAGCAGCTGGCTGGAATCCTTGTCCGGCACGCGGCCGGCGACCACGACGGCATCCTGCTCGGCGTCGATGAAGCGGCGCACCAGATGCTCGGGGATGACGCCCACATATTCCTTCAGCGTCGCGACATCTGCGCTGCCGGCCTTTTCCGCAAGCCAGCGGCGCAGGGTCTCGAGCGACCAGACATTGCCGACGCCGGCCGCCTTCTCCACGGTCGCATGCACGTCCGCGATGGTCTGGAGCGTTTCCGGCGAGTAGAGCGATTCACCCTTGGGGAACTGGATCAGCACGTTGACCGGATTGGCGCCGGTCAGCTTGGCATCAAGCCGGTCGCTGGCGGCGACCGCCTGGCGCTTGTCGGGCACCTGGTCGGCGAGCCGGTAGCGCGGCTCGAGATTGGCGTAGACAACGCCGAGGCTGCCGACGAACAGCACCGCGATCAGGCTGAACAGGCCGGGACGGCCGACCATGCGCACCGCGATCCAGTAGCAGAAATTGCGCAGCGCCTGGACGCCGGCATCCGCGCTCTGGAATTTCACGGCGAAGATCTTCTCGTTGCGCACGAACAGCACGCCGAACACCGGCACCAGCGACAGCACCGCGACCAGCGCGATGATGGTGGCGGCAAGGCCCGCCTCGCCGAACTTGCGGATCAGATCGGAGTCGGAGAACTGGAGCGCGATGAAGGAAATGCCGGCGGTGCCGTGCGTCAGCACGCAGGCCGGGCCGACCACCAGCACCGCGTTCTTGAACGCGGTGAACTTGTCCTGGCCTGCGATCAGCCGGTCGCGCGCGGCGAAGGTGAGCTGCATCGAATCGGAGAAGCTGATGACCATGATGAGCGGCGTCATCACGTTCAGGAACATGTTGAGATTGAAATTGGCCCAGCCGAGCGCGCCGAGCGCCAGCAGGATCGCGATCATCGGCGGGAAGGCCGCCGCGATCATGAACGAGATCTTGCGGAAGAAGATGATGGCGATGACGCAGCCGGCGAGGATGCCGAGGATGTTGTAGGTTAGCCCGTCGCGCTCGACCGCGTTGCGGATCTCGAGCTGCATCACCGGCACGCCAGAGAGCTGCACGTTGAGCCCGGTGTCGCCGAGATCCTCCTTCATCAGCGCGCGGATGTCGCCGACGGTCTTGGTCAGCTTGTTCGAGCCGACCACCTCCGGATCGAGCGACAGCACGACCAGTGCCAGCGTGCCGTCCTCCGACAGCAGCTTGCCGCGGATGATCTCGTTGTTCTTGACGGTCTCGATGAACTTGTCATAGGCCTCGCCCTCGGGAAGCTCGGGCGGAAACAGCGCCGCCGGCAGCTTGCCGGGCGCCGGCGCCTGGCGCGCCGAGAACAGCGAGACGAGGCCACGCGTGCCTTCGACCAGCTGCAGGTCGGTGATGAAGTCGCGCAGCTTCTCGAGGTTGTTCCGCGCCAGGAGGTTCTTGCCCTCGACCACGACGAGCACGTCGAACTCCTCGGCCGGGAACTTCTTGGTCACCTCTTCATACTGCTTGAACTCGCGGGTATCGGAGCGGAACAGCTGCGACAGCGAATCGTCGATCTTGATGCGGTGGATGCCGAACACGGCGCCGACGATCAGCGCGAGCAGGACGATGCAGGAGACGATCGGCGCCCGGACGGCGAACAGGCCGATGCGCTCGAGCCCGAAGGCGATCGAGGACGCAGGTCCCTGCTCGACCTTGTCGACATGAACCTCACTCTCGCTGTGCTTTTCGAGCATGCCTTGTCCAGTTCCTAAATCGGCTCAAGCTGTGAGCTTATGGCGTCCCGTGAACGGCTTGAAAATGCCATACCAATGGGAGGCTTGCCCTTTGAAAATGCGCGGAAAATCGCCGGCAGCGGTTTAGCAGGTCAAACCGCCTTTTCGCAAGCAGGCGAAGGGTGGCCGAATCGATCAAGATGCGGCGATTTCGCCGGAATGCCCGTCATTCGGGCTGCGCCATGCCAATTCGACGCGGCGCGCGGTCCGCGCTCTCGTCCTTCAGCGCCACACCGGTGACCTCCCGCGCCAGCCCCTCGCGGACCAGCCAGGCGATCTTGAAGGCGGCCTCGCCATAGCTCAACCCGGCTTTGTGGATGTTCGAGACGCAATTGCGCTCGGCATCGCTGCGGCCGGGTTTTGGCGCGAAGGTCAGATAGGCACCGAGGCTGTCGGGCGCGGACAGGCCCGGCCGCTCGCCGATCAACGTCACGACCATGCGCGCGCCGAGAATGGCGCCGACCTCGTCGCCGAGCGCGACACGCGCGCCTGAGGCGACCACCACGCGGCCGATCGCGACATCCCCTTCCGCAAGCAGCGGCAGCAGGCAAGCCACCAACGCCGCGGCATGGGCATGGACCGCCGCCGCCGACAGGCCGTCGCCGATCACGAGGGCGAGCTGGCAATGCTCGGTGGCGCTCTGCGCCAGCAGCTCGGCCGAGCCGGCCTCGAGCTGCCGTCCCAGATCGGGACGCCGCAGATAATCGCGGCGATCGACCGCCCGGCTCCTCGCCTCGGTGACGACGAGGCCAAGCGCGCGGAGATCGGCCGCCAGAAGCGGCGCATCGAAGGCGGCGTGCACGGCATCGCGCGCACGGGCATGGGCGAGCGTGAAATCCAGCAGCGGTTTGGTCGGCACGCTGGCGCCGCTGCGGCCGAGCGCGACGCGCGCGGGCGTGAGCGACCTGAGATCAAGGGTCGGGCGGCGCGGAACGGCCGGATCAGACATGTCGCGTCATTCGGCGGGAACCGCGGCCTCGCGCAGCCGGATCGAATAGTTCGAGGCGTTCTGCTTGCCGCTGGAGGCCGCGCGCGCAAAGGTGATGAGATGGTGCGCGATCATACTGCAACCGATCAGCCCTTCGATGTCGCCGCGCTTGATGCGGCCGAGCGCGAACTTCCAGAACACGCGCTTGTAGTCGCCGAGCACGCCCACCTTCCAGAAGATGTTGCGCAGCATGACGAGCGCGCGCCGGATGTTGGGCCAGGTCTTCATCTCGTCCGGCACCGGCACCTTGAGGCGGTGAGGATAGACATGGTCGCATTGATACTGGAAGCGGGCGTAGACCTTCTCCGGCTCGTAGGCCACGGCCATGGCGTGCTTCCAGGATGCCACGACGTCGTCGTAGGGCAGCAGGAAGTCGACATTGGAGTCGCGCCCCTCGTCGTCGATCAGGCGCCCTTCCCGCTCCAGCCGGTCCCACAACGGCGTCTTCGGCAGTGCCTGGAGCAGGTTGATGGTGAGCAGCGGAATCTTGGACTCCTCGACGAAGGCTAGCAGCGCCTCCGAGGTGTTCGGCTTGTCGGTATCGAGCCCCATGATGATGCCGGACACCACCTCCATGCCGTAGGAGTTGATGGTGCGCACGCCCTCCAGGATCGGGACCATCATGTTGTGGTCCTTGTGCATCGCGTGCAGCGCGTCGGGATCGGGCGTCTCGATGCCGCAGAAGATGGTAACGAAAAAGGCCTCGCGCATCTTCTCGAGGATCTCGGGCCGCTTGGCGATGTTGAGCGTCGCCTCGCAGGCGAGCCGCACCACGTAGCCGGTCTTCTTCTGCCATGCGATCAGATGCGGCAGCAGATCCATCGCCGCCTTACGGTTGCCGATGAAATT comes from Bradyrhizobium diazoefficiens and encodes:
- a CDS encoding class I SAM-dependent methyltransferase is translated as MRHDSSITEFQQKRGGDSAAFFVPFLSPSASLLDVGCGPGTITAALAGIVGTAVGVDIEPNAVAAANRLAARSGLTNLAFVEADMISLPFEDEAFDAVFFHAVLYHQKQEMLARTLAEARRVLKLGGLLGTRDADVGGNILHPELDGVRLALDLWQRWYEHDDPEAIRFGRRQSSVLRAHGFTPVWAGASYVSHSADVASRAEAVADARRSLLGLGPQLVGKGLATDDEVQAALAGWAAWGGDPDAVYFRCRCECVARKD
- a CDS encoding efflux RND transporter permease subunit, whose translation is MLEKHSESEVHVDKVEQGPASSIAFGLERIGLFAVRAPIVSCIVLLALIVGAVFGIHRIKIDDSLSQLFRSDTREFKQYEEVTKKFPAEEFDVLVVVEGKNLLARNNLEKLRDFITDLQLVEGTRGLVSLFSARQAPAPGKLPAALFPPELPEGEAYDKFIETVKNNEIIRGKLLSEDGTLALVVLSLDPEVVGSNKLTKTVGDIRALMKEDLGDTGLNVQLSGVPVMQLEIRNAVERDGLTYNILGILAGCVIAIIFFRKISFMIAAAFPPMIAILLALGALGWANFNLNMFLNVMTPLIMVISFSDSMQLTFAARDRLIAGQDKFTAFKNAVLVVGPACVLTHGTAGISFIALQFSDSDLIRKFGEAGLAATIIALVAVLSLVPVFGVLFVRNEKIFAVKFQSADAGVQALRNFCYWIAVRMVGRPGLFSLIAVLFVGSLGVVYANLEPRYRLADQVPDKRQAVAASDRLDAKLTGANPVNVLIQFPKGESLYSPETLQTIADVHATVEKAAGVGNVWSLETLRRWLAEKAGSADVATLKEYVGVIPEHLVRRFIDAEQDAVVVAGRVPDKDSSQLLPIVDKLDSELDAVRKKHPGYEVAVTGLAAIAARNSASMIEKLNRGLTVEFALVALFIGLAFRSWVVMFACILPGIFPVVMSGTVLWAMGEGLQFASVVALTVSFGLGLSATIHFLNRLRLESKPGVGSALAVERATVLVGPALILTTVVLACGLVVTVFSDLPSLRLFGWLSAFSMVMALVADLFILRPTAMWLINLHEKLQGPDKRAI
- the eutC gene encoding ethanolamine ammonia-lyase subunit EutC — protein: MSDPAVPRRPTLDLRSLTPARVALGRSGASVPTKPLLDFTLAHARARDAVHAAFDAPLLAADLRALGLVVTEARSRAVDRRDYLRRPDLGRQLEAGSAELLAQSATEHCQLALVIGDGLSAAAVHAHAAALVACLLPLLAEGDVAIGRVVVASGARVALGDEVGAILGARMVVTLIGERPGLSAPDSLGAYLTFAPKPGRSDAERNCVSNIHKAGLSYGEAAFKIAWLVREGLAREVTGVALKDESADRAPRRIGMAQPE
- a CDS encoding B12-binding domain-containing radical SAM protein, whose product is MRAESNGTSRRILCVFPRYTSSFGTFEHSYPLTDGVRAFMPPQGLLLISAYLPKGWQVRFVDENLRRTTREEFEWAEAVFVSGMHIQRQQMNDICRRAHEFDRPVALGGPSVSACPDYYPSFDYLHVGELGDATNQLIEILSRDTSRPESQVVLTTKDRVPMTEFPIPAYELADVKKYMLGSIQYSSGCPYQCEFCDIPGLYGRNPRIKTPQQIVAELDRLRECGMTDTIYFVDDNFIGNRKAAMDLLPHLIAWQKKTGYVVRLACEATLNIAKRPEILEKMREAFFVTIFCGIETPDPDALHAMHKDHNMMVPILEGVRTINSYGMEVVSGIIMGLDTDKPNTSEALLAFVEESKIPLLTINLLQALPKTPLWDRLEREGRLIDDEGRDSNVDFLLPYDDVVASWKHAMAVAYEPEKVYARFQYQCDHVYPHRLKVPVPDEMKTWPNIRRALVMLRNIFWKVGVLGDYKRVFWKFALGRIKRGDIEGLIGCSMIAHHLITFARAASSGKQNASNYSIRLREAAVPAE